The Arachis duranensis cultivar V14167 chromosome 2, aradu.V14167.gnm2.J7QH, whole genome shotgun sequence genome has a window encoding:
- the LOC107474621 gene encoding probable glycosyltransferase STELLO1, translating to MLVQERSAPKSTNSKPNSRINGSLPTNRFAETKNLDFSAWVSENLYKIVAVVALAATVAALFFLRNVGDTAALLCFEKQAHDLEKIAFPRVDWNNIAPIRDTASKFTNFRTERWIVVSVSGYPSDSLRGLVKIKGWQVLAIGNSRTPSDWSLKGAIYLSLEMQANLGFRVVEFLPYDSYVRKTVGYLFAIQHGAKKIFDADDRGDVIDGDLGKHFDVELIGEGARQEVLLQYSHDNPNRTVVNPYVHFGQRSVWPRGLPLENVGEIGHEEFYTEVFGGKQFIQQGISNGLPDVDSVFYFTRKSGLEAFDIRFDKHAPKVALPQGMMVPVNSFNTMYHSPAFWALMLPVSVSTMASDVLRGYWGQRLLWEVGGYVAVYPPTVHRYDKIEAYPFSEEKDLHVNVGRLINYLVLWKSNKHRLFEKILDLSYAMAEEGFWTEKDVKLTAAWLQDLLAVGYQQPRLMSLELGRPRANIGHGDRREFIPQKLPSVHLGVEETGTVNYEIANLIRWRKTFGNVVLILYCSGPVERTALEWRLLYGRVFRTVVILSEKKDMDLVVQEGKLDKAYRYLPKIFDQFSSAEGFLFLQDNTILNYWNLVQADKTKLWITNKLSESWTPVLTKGGNSDWLSQQASMVQQVVSMMPAHFQVNYKEFNPNEKNLLLCNSEVFYVPQRLVSDFIELVSLIGDLDIHQKVAIPMFFVSMDSPQNFDPVLDTTIYKQKSPTNSSALYSAKVPAVHPWTVSSEQDFIKLIRIMAEGDPLLMELV from the exons ATGTTAGTCCAAGAGCGTTCAGCTCCCAAATCCACAAACTCTAAACCCAATTCAAGAATCAATGGATCTCTTCCAACGAATCGATTTGCAGAGACGAAGAACCTTGACTTCTCGGCGTGGGTTTCCGAGAATCTCTACAAGATCGTCGCCGTCGTGGCCCTCGCCGCCACCGTCGCCGCTCTCTTCTTCCTCCGCAATGTCGGCGACACCGCCGCGCTCCTTTGCTTCGAGAAGCAAGCACATGACCTCGAGAAGATCGCGTTCCCACGCGTTGATTGGAACAACATAGCTCCCATTCGGGATACGGCGTCGAAGTTCACGAATTTTCGGACGGAACGGTGGATCGTGGTGTCCGTTTCCGGTTACCCCTCCGATTCGCTCCGTGGTCTTGTGAAGATCAAAGGCTGGCAGGTTCTTGCGATAGGGAACTCGAGAACGCCCTCGGATTGGAGCTTGAAAGGTGCGATCTATTTATCACTGGAAATGCAGGCtaatttggggtttagggttgtTGAATTCCTTCCTTATGATTCATATGTTAGGAAAACAGTTGGGTATTTGTTTGCGATTCAGCACGGTGCTAAGAAGATCTTTGATGCTGATGATAGAGGGGATGTGATTGATGGAGATTTGGGTAAGCATTTTGATGTGGAGTTGATTGGGGAGGGTGCTAGGCAAGAGGTTTTATTGCAGTATAGTCATGATAATCCGAATCGAACCGTTGTGAATCCATATGTACATTTCGGGCAGCGTTCAGTTTGGCCTAGAGGGTTGCCTTTGGAGAATGTAGGTGAAATTGGGCATGAGGAGTTTTACACTGAAGTGTTTGGTGGAAAGCAGTTTATACAGCAGGGGATTTCAAATGGGCTCCCAGATGTAGATTCAGTGTTTTATTTTACGCGCAAGTCAGGATTAGAGGCTTTTGATATTAGATTCGATAAGCACGCCCCCAAGGTGGCGCTGCCGCAGGGTATGATGGTTCCTGTTAATTCTTTTAACACGATGTATCATTCGCCTGCGTTTTGGGCTTTGATGCTTCCAGTGTCTGTTAGCACAATGGCCTCCGATGTGTTGAGAGGTTACTGGGGACAGAGGCTTCTTTGGGAAGTTGGTGGTTATGTTGCGGTATATCCCCCTACTGTACATAGATATGACAAGATCGAGGCCTATCCTTTTTCAGAAGAGAAAGATCTACATGTTAATGTTGGTCGTTTGATCAATTATTTGGTTTTGTGGAAATCCAATAAGCATAGATTGTTTGAGAAGATTTTGGATTTAAGCTATGCAATGGCTGAGGAGGGCTTTTGGACCGAGAAGGATGTGAAACTTACAGCTGCTTGGCTGCAGGACTTGTTAGCTGTTGGCTACCAGCAGCCAAGGTTGATGTCGTTGGAATTGGGACGTCCAAGAGCGAATATTGGTCATGGTGATCGCAGGGAATTCATCCCACAGAAATTGCCATCTGTTCACCTTGGTGTTGAAGAGACGGGAACTGTGAATTATGAGATTGCAAATTTGATCCGATGGAGGAAAACTTTTGGGAATGTTGTGCTTATTTTATATTGCAGCGGGCCTGTGGAACGTACAGCCCTTGAATGGAGATTGCTTTATGGGAGAGTGTTCAGAACCGTAGTTATTTTGTCTGAAAAGAAGGACATGGACCTTGTTGTGCAGGAAGGCAAATTGGACAAAGCATACAG GTACCTGCCAAAAATATTTGATCAATTTAGCAGTGCGGAAGGATTCTTGTTCCTACAGGATAATACCATTCTTAATTATTGGAACTTAGTACAAGCAGACAAAACTAAGCTATGGATCACTAATAAG TTATCTGAGTCTTGGACACCTGTATTAACCAAAGGCGGCAATTCAGATTGGTTATCGCAACAAGCAAGCATGGTACAGCAGGTTGTTAGCATGATGCCAGCACACTTTCAAGTGAATTACAAGGAATTTAATCCCAATGAAAAGAACCTCTTACTTTGCAATTCTGAGGTATTTTATGTTCCTCAGCGCCTTGTCAGTGATTTCATTGAGCTTGTTAGCCTAATTGGCGATCTGGATATCCATCAGAAGGTTGCAATTCCTATGTTCTTTGTGTCCATGGATTCCCCACAGAATTTCGACCCTGTTCTTGACACAACAATCTACAAGCAAAAATCCCCCACTAATTCTTCCGCTCTTTATTCGGCTAAAGTCCCTGCTGTGCATCCATGGACTGTGTCAAGTGAGCAAGATTTCATAAAGCTTATTAGAATCATGGCAGAAGGTGATCCACTCCTAATGGAGTTAGTTTGA